The Tigriopus californicus strain San Diego chromosome 10, Tcal_SD_v2.1, whole genome shotgun sequence region AGAAATaaggagagagaggaagagacgGAGGGGTATGAGGCTCCCGAAGTGGTCTTAAATCTCTCTTCGGTTCGACGTTACATTTTCGTCGTTTGTCGAAGTATGAAACCTAAGAGTGAAGGAGCATTGGGACCAATTTACAAACCGAAAGGTAGTCTTGTGACATTAAAGCCGCATGAATTTTGTATGAGCAAGACATTGATCCTCCCTTAAACTGTTCGGGCCACTCTTTTGATCACTTTCGATTGGAGAGGATCCCTACGCCTACGGGATTTTAATGTGTTTCTAACTTGATTTCCTTTCGCAGCTCATCCTCGATTACTTAAGAGACAAGTTGAGTTGTGGGAGCTTGAAAAATGTGGAGACCGTCGCCCGGTTACTTTTTGATATGATCTTGGTGTCCTACCGATTCGACAACGAACTCAACCCAGAACGAGGAATTGGAAAGATCTTCGACCTGGTAATCCTCTTGAGGTCGCTGCTTACAGGTGCAGTGACAAAGACATAACGAATACGTTTTCTTGCTTCCCCAGATGTGCAAATTTCCCACCTCAAAGGATATGCAGTTGCGCTTATTCGAAGAGGTCTGGCGAGTGGCTCTTTTAGAAATGGACACCTTCGAGCTCACATCAGATGAAGAAGAACTCTCAGAAGTCATTAGGAACATGGGAGTTCATCTAATGCGCCACGCCTACCTCAATACAATTCCACCGGTGGAGATCACAATTAAGGCCGAAGACGTCAGCGACGATTTAACAATGGAAGAGTAATATTTTAACCCAGTATTCCCGATGATTCACTTCGAAAATGGTAGTTGGTAACGAATCCCTCTCAAGAAATAATCGATTTGACAGACGATAATCGATCCAGAAGTCTCCCTGTCTAAGTGCAAATTTTTGTTACCTGCAATCAACTGTTAAGTTTACCTAAATTAATATGAAATCTGAAAAGGTCGAAACGAGAGAATaaatttattttgttcaaGTGAAACAAGAACCACCATATTTGTCGTCATTCAACGCAGTTCATGAATAAGGCTAAGAATAAAAACTGTAAAAGTCACAGTTGATCCTTCACCGTCTTGATCTGTTTCGGATCTACGCGAGGTTCTGCCAACTCCATGGCGACGGGATCTGCGGGATCTTGCTTGCGTTTCTTGCCTTGGTTTTGTCGTCGCTTTTCACTGTCGTCGAAATTGCCCGCACTCGCCCTTGATTTGGGTCCCCAGTTGCGTTCTGGGTTCACTTGAAACCGTTTGAGTTGAAGTTTCCTTGAATCTGGATTCGCCTCCGTGTGCGTTTCAAAAGACACTTCGTGTTTCGGGGTTGTGGCCATCAATGCGAAGGCCGTGGTGCCCGGTTTGAGATCGGACTGTGAATTCGACTTCCTCCACACTCTCATCATATCCCAAATGAATTCAGCTGGAGCATCAGTCTTAATGGCCATCTTGTTCGCATGGGATAAGGATACCCTGTATCCAGCATTGAGCAGGGCCGACCGAAAGACGGTCATTTTCCCCGAACCGGTTTTGACCATGGCACAAAGTCGGTCTTGTTGATAATACAATGGCACATCAGGCAACTCTTCAGCTACAAAAAAGCAAAGTAAAAACCCATTAACCATTTCTAACATGGCTTTTCAGTGcccctctgcttcgtctaggcgctgacaaacaaaaagaacgtGAATGGCTTAGAGCATTGTGACAGATTTTGATACACTAATTTTGTTCATAAAGAGCTAATAATCACGCATATGAAATGTTTCAGACAGTCTCAAGACATCAAATCTAAACACAGAATCAGAAATTCAAGATATTGTTGATTTTAGCAACGCCAGATATTCAGCGTGAACACACAGTGTGTAAGGATTTCTGGAGTCGTGCTGAATTTAAATTATAGATCAATAGATGGGAAACAAAAAGCATAATCTAAAGCAGTATTTGATCAATACTGGCCGATCCACCAACTCACTATCTTGCTCGAAAATAGTAATAGGGTGGTCTGATACGAAGCTTTGCAAAACCTGAAAGGCTTGTAAAGTTCTGAGTTTTAAGATATTCGTTTAAGGGGGCTCCGCCGGATCAGGGACAGTGCTCCTATAATTGTCTTCGCCAACTTACTAGCTCATTTACCACCACCGATCAGAAATCGGATGAACTCCAAATGTCTTTTGTCAAgatcttgaaactttttcgTTGGCACTTGTCGAGGCTCCGCATAGAATGCTCATGTATTTGGCAAATGCcgtctttttttcctttgacatGCGTCGTCAACTACTGTCATACTCGGAGGTTCGGCTTATGGCGTCGACAAGATGATCGGTGTGTGTCCGAGGATGACGATCTTTAGAATTCCTTTACATGCTGTATAAATGCTGAAACATGGTATGGCTTCAGGAAGAACCAAAgaatattttccttttgagAACCATATCCATCATCTTGCTTTTCATCTTCCGTTCATAATCGAAATGGGCATTGTTTTGAGgtaaaacgaaaaaaaatcttctggTTCCCTGACATTCTTTCCattccaaaatcaaaagcaCTTAGTGACAACTTACCAGCTACGGTTAGCATGCCCTTCATGCGCTCGACTGTCTGATATTCGTGATTATCCAATGATACCAGAAGCTCGCTCACAAAATGTTGATCGTGAATAGGAGCAATCCAAATGGGTCCGCCCACTTGATGCGTGTTTTGACAATGGCTGCAATGCTTGTTCACAGGCGGACCCGACACCAGCttgtatttgaaatttttcccGTTGTTATCGTTGGGTACCAGTTGGCCCAGTGGTTGAAAGCTCAGCGTTTCACAACCATTGCATTGGTATAAGTGCCCCAATTTACTCGTGGTTCGCTTGCACATAGCCTGACTGGTGTTTATCCGGAAAAAAATCCGGCAATAGAAATCGATGCTCAACGAGAGAATAGGCTCGATGTAGCGACCGTACCGATTGGCATGCGACTCGACGCAAGCAATCACAATCCGTAGCGCTATCTCATGACAAGACTTGGCCTTCAGTGAGATGGCTCCGTATTTCGTATAGCAGGTTTCCGTCGCGTTCCCGCATAGGACGGCCATATCCGTGCAAGTGACGCAAAGTAGACCTCCATCTACGGTGCTCTGAACGGCCGCATCCAAGAACGGGGTGGGCGAACCGTACGGATCGAGGTCAATGATTTGGAACCGGTCCTCGGGTTTGCGTTTCAAATACATGGCCATCGACGCATCTAAAGCGAAAAAATAAAGATCATGAGTGAATGAAAGGCGCGTACGGCTTCAGAGAAACTATGGCTTCGTACCATTGTGTGATGGCTGAACTAATTCCTCTACGCCATTATTGATAATGTTCCGACGAATTGTTTCCACggcttttttggaaatatcgTTGGCCACAATTTTATCTAGGCCAGGAATTTCTTTGGCATAGCGAATCGAACGCAACCCCGAGGCTGATAAAGCCTCCATCACATTGACTTTACCCGCCTTGGTAGGGTCCTTTGCTAAAAGCTGCTTCACATATAAGCGAATCACGGCAACGCTGGAAAATGCAAAGCATATACCTATATATACATATAGCGTTTACCATGTTAAGCTGGAAATTAGACTTGACACTCTTTTTATTTCGGAGTCCTTTTTGCAATAGCTCAAGTGATGGCGTCCAAAGGTCGGTCTTACTGAACAGTAAGGTAATTGGATGGAGTATACAATTTGAGCTTTCCCATCAATCATAAAGTATCAATCGATATCAATATCTGGCTCTCATGGTGTGCCGTAAAAAACTTTATATATTAAGCGGGATTTTCTCCGGAAAGTTCATTATTTCTTACGAAATTGATTAGTAtcactttcaatttgttttcatgaACAAGATGGCTATTATCCTGGATCTGTAAATTGTAGAGCAGCGAGCATCGGTTCCGATACTCCAGAGACGAGTTTTCATCGCAGCCATCCCACATTCTTGGTTCTTAGGTAAATTGATACCTTAATCACTCATTTTTTAGAACACAGATTGACAACCTGTTCGTATATAGTTCAGTCCTTCTCCATCACATTGCTTTTCAATTTCGTTTGTATGTCGATCCATATATCTACTCTCAAGGCCTTATTCTGTGACCATTAAGTCATCGAGGAGGACACCATTTTTGTCCGTTAGATAATGATGCTTgctttttcaagctttttaTAAGTCAACATTGGCATCTCCAAAGATGTGTAGTCTAAAAGCCAAATTTTAACGATATTAggcgaaaaaaaacttggtttGGCAGCCACTAGATTTAGGTTCATTATTATTTCTTTATAGTAAGAAATTATGCCAGGGCAATGGACTAGGCCAGCTCATTCAAACACATGAAGATGATAACACAAATCATGAAGAAAGTTATGGTTCTTTTCAAGCAACATCACACCCAACTCTCAATCGCTTTGGTGTTTCGCTCAACTTATATAAATTGCGGAACAGAGGAACGGTTTATTATCTTATCAAATGATACATATTGGTTAAGGAGTTCGTCAATACTCAAAGTGTTATCAGGGAGCAAGAACGTAAATGGCTTACCTGAGATCGCGATTATATTCTTGAACTGAAAAGAATGACAAAGATGATGATCGAGTGGGGAACTGGCTCGGGGTCATCGGGGGAGGGATCAACAATTGATGATTCCGCTTACCCGGATTGTAGAAAACTTCTTCGGCACTCGGGAAGGTGATGGTAGCTTGGCCCTCACGGACTTGAGGGGCAGTTTTATCCGTCATAATGGGTGCAGCTTTGAAGGGCAAAATTGAAGACACCCGCCCAAACAGACccgcaaaaaatggaaacagagCCCGCGATAGCAATGACTGAGCTCTGATTCCTCGGCCAGAAAGCATCTAAATCACTTAAGACCAAGCTGAACTCTTTGATTTCCTGAGCTTTTTTGTCTAATCATCCATATGCTCACCCGTAATTGATGGTTAAAAGATTACAATCTCTGACACGGACTGCTCTCTTTGTATAAATTAGGCCATGTGCCCCTttctgttgttgttatttagATCTATTCATAGGGTGACTATAGCGAAAAAACCTGCTTTATGGAACTTCTGGCTAAATCAATATTATTTTGAAACCTGGCCAATTGAATACCGGTGGAAAAAGAACCAACTTTCCATTCTAAACTATCCAACTTCTTCACCAAactaaaacaacaacaaaatcatAACATCCATCAACAAAGATTATAGATTCATATTCTATTACTGACCATGAGTATGCCTAAAAAGACACTTAGTCAGAAACGCAAGTAAAGCAAGACAGCACTAAAGTAGTCAGCTTCAATGGTTCGAAGGAGAAAATGATTATCGATTATAATGCGTCATTCTCACCTATTTAACAACCGAGTCAACCGACTTTATCAGGGAAGTGGGAACTCTGGTTGGTTGGCCGTTCAATTTCCTCATGGCCATCATCCACTCACAAACAATGGGCATCAACAAGCCATCCAAACAATGGACGGGCAGTCAACTGACTAACCTCCTTTCAATTCATTCTCATTCAATGAACAAGCCGACTCACTTATTGCCGGTCTAATTACCGGTCTAATTTTCATGGCTCAATTTCACGATTTTGCCATGGCCCTCGGGTTTCTGGCTCCGCATTCAAAGTTGCCCggttgactgactgactgactgactgactgactgactgacgtACGAACGGACTCTTGGTCAGAGGCAAAACCAGAAAAGTCAGCCCACTGCCCcgctccctccctccttcctccCATCTCTCCCGCGATCGATCGAGCAAGcaacaaaacaaaccaaaacaaacggATGTCAGTTGGTCAGTTGGGATCAGTTCAAGTGACTTTCGGGGCCCCATCCCTGTGGTCGGGTGAAGACACGTTCAAGTTGGGGGTCGGCCAGGACCAACATGGCTCCCGCCCGGTCCAAACGTCGGAAATCCACGGCTCAAGCCGCCCCACCCACCCTTTTAGACGAAGACGCCTTACGGGCCATTTGGGTGGATCAGAAGCAAACTTACCGAGCGCCTTCACCCCAGCCGCTCGATACGATTTTCGAATCCATTCACGACCACCAGACCCCGCCCGAAGAGACCGGGCCCGGTGTTCGTCCCGCCCGACGGACCCGTGGGGGCCAACGTCAATTGCTTGAAGTGGGCAAATATTTACAGAGACGCGCCCTGGATCCACCCAAATATTGGTTGGAGGACAAGGAGAAGACTCGACACCGCAAGAAAATGGCCCAGACGGCCGCCCACCAAGGCCAGAAGAAGTTCAAACTGGTGGCCCTGAGCCAGGAGCAGGAGAACGCGTTGCGTGCCATAATCGAAAATCAGCCCGTGGACTCGGGTTCCGAAGATGAAGCCCATGATGCCACCGATGCTAGTGCGCGACGGGGGGTGGCAGCCACCCCTCGAAAAACGCCCACCCCTATGACCCCGCCCTTACCTCGTACGCCCTTGGCCACGCCTTCGTCCTTTTTTAGCCCGCAGGTGGCTTCGAGTACCCGAAAAAAGGGGTCAAACCGCCGCCGCTCCAATCTGCTCAAACTCGGCGTCCCGGTTTTGGGTGAGCCTAATCAGTCCCACGGCTCACCCACCTTATGGCCACCGGTGTTTTCGCATCATATCAGTTCCTCGCAATCGAGCCAGTCGACCGACCCGGGCTTTGTCATACCCAATGAAGAAATTCGTCGCCAAATTGAAGAGGCCGATTCTTTCTTTGGTATGATTCCCGGGACGGAAACGCCTCGATCGGAAATCAAGTCGGGCCTTGGAATCGGTCGCTCGCCATCAAGTTCACCTCCGCCTAATTCCACCTCGGGCATGGCGTCATCAGGCACGTCGGGCACGGCTCAAGCGGGCCCTCAAAAAGGTCGTCGGGCCACGATCAGCGTGAAAGTACGGCGGAGCTCACGCTTGTTCAAAGGAGCCGAACACTTGAACGTGGTGGGTTCGATTTTTCAGGTGGCAGAAATCGAGGAGAAACCCACTCGAATAGGACGTACTTTGCCGTTAGTTCCGCCCCATTTGATCTCATGGCCCCATGTGGATCCGACCCCAGAGCCGCGGATGTAATCCCTGACCTCAAGCCGGTCTGGTCAATGAAATAAGCAACTCGGTTTTGTTTCGGACAATCCACAACGGGCGTATTAATAATcccttttgaaaggaaataaaCCTATATTAACAAAAACAAGACAATGCGTTTCCTAGATAGTTGCTCGTTGCTCATCACAAATAAGGAGAGTTTGATTCTTGAAACCTAACTATGACTAAGGTCCTAGTAATACCTATCGCCCGGAGGCCGTTTGATTGGACAGAAAGGTAGATAGAGGACCGATCAACCAATTCTATTCTCATTCTCAGTCACCCTCTTTCGGCGCTGACTCAGAACATGATCTTATGCGCAAACAAACATTCCAGGAGAGTTGACTGGGTGGGC contains the following coding sequences:
- the LOC131889632 gene encoding tRNA (guanine(26)-N(2))-dimethyltransferase-like is translated as MLSGRGIRAQSLLSRALFPFFAGLFGRVSSILPFKAAPIMTDKTAPQVREGQATITFPSAEEVFYNPVQEYNRDLSVAVIRLYVKQLLAKDPTKAGKVNVMEALSASGLRSIRYAKEIPGLDKIVANDISKKAVETIRRNIINNGVEELVQPSHNDASMAMYLKRKPEDRFQIIDLDPYGSPTPFLDAAVQSTVDGGLLCVTCTDMAVLCGNATETCYTKYGAISLKAKSCHEIALRIVIACVESHANRYGRYIEPILSLSIDFYCRIFFRINTSQAMCKRTTSKLGHLYQCNGCETLSFQPLGQLVPNDNNGKNFKYKLVSGPPVNKHCSHCQNTHQVGGPIWIAPIHDQHFVSELLVSLDNHEYQTVERMKGMLTVAAEELPDVPLYYQQDRLCAMVKTGSGKMTVFRSALLNAGYRVSLSHANKMAIKTDAPAEFIWDMMRVWRKSNSQSDLKPGTTAFALMATTPKHEVSFETHTEANPDSRKLQLKRFQVNPERNWGPKSRASAGNFDDSEKRRQNQGKKRKQDPADPVAMELAEPRVDPKQIKTVKDQL